One stretch of Paenibacillus sp. FSL R5-0341 DNA includes these proteins:
- a CDS encoding PhoH family protein, with the protein MKKIFVLDTNVLLHDPNAIFAFEEHEVIIPAVVLEEIDSKKRNADEIGRNARNVSRLLDGLRELGHLHSGVPLANGGNLKVELNHRSFVKVQEMFGEVSNDNRILAVALNYQIEENEKEVVERQVVLVSKDVLVRIKADVLGLFTQDYLSDRTAGLSELYPGYTALKVHPSVIDEFYTYRFLPIKPLQLSYSLYPNEFVILKDEMGTNKSALLKVNTEGTKLEPLFLSNDNVWGISARNAQQRMALELLLNDDIPLVTITGKAGTGKTLLALAAGLLKVEDDHKYKKLLIARPVVPMGKDIGYLPGEKEEKLRPWMQPIYDNLEFLFDTKKAGDIDKILMGLGSIQVEALTYIRGRSIPGQFIIIDEAQNLSRHEVKTIVSRVGEGSKIILMGDPEQIDHPYLDSASNGLTYIVERFKQEGISGHIMLEKGERSKLAQLAADLL; encoded by the coding sequence ATGAAAAAGATTTTTGTATTGGATACCAACGTGCTTCTGCATGACCCCAATGCCATATTTGCCTTTGAGGAACATGAGGTAATCATTCCCGCGGTTGTACTGGAGGAGATCGACTCCAAAAAAAGAAATGCCGATGAAATTGGGCGTAATGCCCGCAATGTATCCAGACTGTTGGATGGATTACGTGAACTGGGTCACCTGCACAGTGGGGTGCCTCTGGCTAATGGAGGTAATCTGAAAGTAGAACTGAATCATCGGAGTTTCGTGAAAGTCCAAGAAATGTTTGGTGAAGTGTCCAACGATAATCGCATTTTGGCTGTCGCATTGAATTATCAGATTGAAGAGAATGAAAAGGAAGTAGTCGAACGTCAGGTGGTGCTGGTCAGTAAAGATGTGCTGGTGCGCATCAAAGCGGATGTACTTGGTCTGTTCACACAGGATTACTTATCAGATCGGACGGCAGGACTCAGTGAGTTATATCCAGGTTATACGGCCCTAAAAGTTCACCCGTCAGTGATTGATGAGTTTTACACATATCGTTTTCTACCGATCAAACCGTTACAGTTGTCTTATTCGCTGTATCCGAATGAATTCGTCATTCTCAAGGATGAGATGGGAACCAATAAATCGGCTTTGCTTAAAGTGAATACAGAGGGAACGAAGCTGGAGCCGCTTTTCCTCAGTAATGATAATGTCTGGGGCATTAGCGCCCGTAACGCGCAACAACGTATGGCACTGGAACTGCTTTTGAATGATGACATCCCGCTTGTTACCATCACAGGTAAAGCTGGAACAGGGAAAACCTTGCTGGCACTTGCAGCAGGTCTGCTTAAGGTAGAGGATGATCATAAATACAAAAAACTGTTGATCGCTCGTCCTGTCGTTCCGATGGGGAAAGATATTGGTTACTTGCCTGGTGAGAAGGAAGAAAAACTCCGTCCATGGATGCAACCGATTTATGATAATCTGGAATTCCTGTTTGATACCAAAAAAGCCGGAGATATCGATAAAATTCTAATGGGGCTTGGCAGTATTCAGGTGGAGGCTTTGACGTATATACGTGGAAGATCTATACCTGGACAGTTTATCATTATTGATGAAGCTCAAAACCTGTCTCGCCATGAAGTGAAAACGATCGTATCAAGGGTTGGTGAAGGCAGTAAAATTATTTTGATGGGAGACCCCGAACAAATAGACCATCCGTATCTCGATTCCGC
- a CDS encoding YhcN/YlaJ family sporulation lipoprotein, producing the protein MKIWVCTLLLIFILTGCNTSTRNASPNQGTHAKGYGGNVTTQQDQRKGSHMLNAQEDRMNPSRLDRLNENTGEVHDTNIADDAESGRMPNEKRINHLKALAKQVEGVEDANCVILGNTAVVGIDVDGELERARVGTIKYSVAEALRKDPEGVDSIVTADADVTERIKEIGEHIRQGHPISGFASELADMVGRIIPQLPKDVKVRQNPDESENQEQQMQQLHSSDKRQQKAQ; encoded by the coding sequence ATGAAAATATGGGTATGCACGCTGCTTCTGATCTTTATACTTACAGGTTGCAACACTTCCACACGCAACGCTTCGCCGAATCAGGGTACACATGCGAAAGGTTACGGAGGAAATGTAACAACTCAGCAAGATCAAAGGAAAGGATCTCACATGCTCAATGCACAGGAAGATCGGATGAACCCTTCACGTCTGGACCGTCTCAATGAGAATACAGGTGAAGTTCATGATACCAACATTGCAGATGATGCAGAAAGTGGCCGGATGCCAAATGAAAAACGGATTAATCACCTTAAAGCCCTTGCCAAGCAAGTAGAAGGTGTTGAAGATGCGAACTGCGTCATACTCGGTAATACAGCTGTAGTTGGCATTGATGTAGATGGTGAATTGGAACGTGCTCGGGTAGGTACCATTAAGTACTCTGTTGCCGAAGCGCTTCGCAAAGACCCCGAAGGTGTAGATTCCATCGTTACTGCAGATGCCGATGTCACTGAACGAATTAAAGAAATAGGTGAACATATTCGTCAAGGACATCCGATATCCGGTTTTGCTTCAGAACTCGCTGACATGGTGGGACGCATTATTCCCCAACTCCCGAAGGACGTCAAAGTCCGTCAAAATCCGGATGAATCTGAAAATCAAGAACAACAAATGCAGCAGCTGCATTCATCGGACAAAAGACAACAAAAAGCCCAGTGA
- a CDS encoding pyridoxamine 5'-phosphate oxidase family protein: protein MSEAVTQLTESLLQQFKNETFVLLSTVDVESGGPTSTAISWIYAENASTFRVAIDHRSRLVNNMITNPLITITVFGEETVYAVNGRAAVRQDPLQDVPFNMCCFDITIEAVRNALFYGAQLSSVPQYVKIYDQRAAEKLDEQVFAAMKKA from the coding sequence ATGTCCGAAGCCGTCACACAATTAACTGAATCTCTTTTACAGCAATTCAAGAATGAGACCTTTGTGCTTCTGAGCACAGTGGATGTAGAATCTGGAGGTCCGACTTCAACAGCCATCTCCTGGATTTATGCGGAGAATGCTTCTACTTTTCGTGTAGCGATCGATCATCGTTCACGCTTAGTAAACAACATGATTACGAATCCGCTCATTACGATTACTGTTTTTGGAGAAGAGACGGTGTACGCAGTGAATGGACGTGCCGCGGTACGACAAGATCCGCTGCAGGATGTTCCATTTAATATGTGCTGTTTCGACATTACAATTGAAGCGGTGAGGAATGCTCTGTTTTACGGCGCTCAACTGTCTTCTGTGCCTCAATATGTCAAAATATATGATCAGCGTGCTGCTGAGAAATTAGATGAGCAGGTTTTTGCTGCCATGAAAAAAGCCTAG
- a CDS encoding LCP family protein has protein sequence MNSNSNGLPPRRQAPTQSGASGSKNGKGKKPKKKKRMNAFGRIFLSLLVIAIVVGGGYAYWVYNQVVDTGIDKPVPPGMSATTKPITMLLLGTDNRPETGTYLSDVVMVASLNPETKTATIVSLPRDTRIQLDGYKSNKLNSYYPRFKAQEKTSGKNAEDQMKEMMGKYLDVDINYTTVLNFQAFRDAVNAVGGVDVTVDKNMCYRDTADGTDINLVAGPQHLDGKAALDFVRYRKSNCNPKTAESNDFDRNKRQNQVLNSMLDQMKSLGGITKISKVIGAVDDNMTTDVESEQMKNFISTYWNISTSDVHYTPVTGEWRSPYVYINETELANAKQALQDTLSGKITTSPSAE, from the coding sequence ATGAACTCGAATTCGAACGGACTGCCTCCACGGAGACAGGCACCGACGCAATCCGGCGCTTCTGGATCGAAGAATGGCAAGGGCAAGAAGCCTAAGAAGAAAAAGAGAATGAATGCTTTTGGCAGAATCTTTTTAAGTCTATTGGTTATTGCTATTGTGGTAGGCGGCGGATATGCATATTGGGTATACAATCAAGTCGTGGATACAGGCATCGACAAACCGGTACCTCCGGGGATGTCAGCCACAACGAAACCGATCACGATGCTGTTGCTTGGAACAGATAACCGCCCGGAAACCGGCACATATCTCTCGGATGTCGTTATGGTAGCTTCGTTGAATCCGGAGACCAAGACGGCAACCATTGTATCATTGCCCCGAGACACGCGTATTCAATTGGATGGCTACAAATCCAACAAGCTAAACTCCTATTATCCAAGGTTCAAAGCACAGGAAAAGACCTCTGGCAAAAATGCAGAGGATCAGATGAAAGAAATGATGGGCAAGTATTTGGATGTAGATATTAATTATACAACCGTCCTGAATTTCCAAGCATTCCGTGATGCTGTCAATGCCGTAGGTGGCGTGGATGTGACTGTGGATAAAAATATGTGTTACAGAGATACAGCCGACGGTACGGATATCAATCTGGTCGCTGGCCCACAACATCTCGATGGTAAAGCGGCACTGGATTTTGTTCGTTACCGCAAATCCAATTGTAATCCAAAGACTGCTGAATCCAACGACTTTGATCGTAATAAACGCCAAAACCAAGTGTTGAACTCCATGCTGGATCAGATGAAATCTCTTGGGGGCATTACGAAGATTAGCAAAGTGATTGGTGCAGTTGACGATAACATGACGACAGATGTGGAATCGGAACAAATGAAAAACTTTATCTCGACGTATTGGAACATTTCTACTTCGGATGTACATTATACTCCGGTTACCGGAGAGTGGAGAAGTCCATATGTGTATATTAATGAGACGGAACTCGCCAATGCGAAGCAGGCTTTGCAAGATACACTTTCAGGTAAAATAACGACTTCACCTTCAGCCGAATAA
- a CDS encoding YlaH-like family protein translates to MQAWFASHPIVAYIVIFVLITYVYNKVFRVRQKLPLGKEIVLYILMAMGTFMLLIFQIDKLPIIQCLLVAVGLMLLVRVRYFIEGRQKKKAEAAARNS, encoded by the coding sequence ATGCAAGCATGGTTCGCATCACACCCGATCGTAGCCTACATCGTCATCTTTGTATTGATTACTTACGTATATAACAAGGTGTTTCGGGTACGTCAGAAATTACCGCTTGGTAAGGAAATCGTTCTCTATATTTTGATGGCGATGGGTACATTCATGCTTCTTATTTTTCAAATCGACAAGCTTCCCATCATTCAATGTTTGTTGGTAGCGGTTGGTTTGATGTTATTAGTGAGAGTGCGTTATTTTATTGAAGGTCGTCAAAAGAAAAAAGCGGAAGCTGCCGCTCGAAACTCATAA
- the typA gene encoding translational GTPase TypA, translated as MHSREHIRNIAIIAHVDHGKTTLVDKLLQQSGTFRDHETVQERAMDSNDLERERGITILAKNTAITYKDYLINIVDTPGHADFGGEVERIMKMVDGVLLVVDAYEGCMPQTKFVLRKALEHNLTPIVVVNKIDRPAARPTEVIDEVLDLFIELGANDEQLEFPVVYASALNGTSSMDNDPAKQDDNMMAIYDTIVSHIPHPTENVEEPLQFLVTLMDYNEYLGRIAIGRVNRGVIRQGQSVTVIMRDGKSKTARIEKLFGFQGLKRVETEEAGAGDIVAIAGIKDINIGETIADPNNPEALPVLKIDEPTLQMTFLVNNSPFAGREGKWVTSRKLRERLLKELETDVSLRVDETESPDAFIVSGRGELHLGILIENMRREGYELQVSKPEVIIKEVDGKKMEPVERLLIDIPEESMGSVMESLGARKAEMVNMVNTGSGQVRLEFLIPARGLIGYSTNFLTLTRGYGVMNHAFDSYAPVVSGQVGGRHQGVLISTETGTSTFYGMMGVEDRGTLFLEPGTEIYEGMIVGEHTRDNDIVVNICKEKQLTNVRSSGKDDTVKIKTPIIFSLEQALEYLNEDEYCEITPKSIRLRKKILNKSERERAEKQRKMASKA; from the coding sequence ATGCATTCAAGAGAACACATTCGCAATATTGCGATTATTGCCCACGTCGACCACGGGAAAACTACGCTCGTCGACAAGTTGCTCCAGCAATCCGGTACTTTCCGTGATCACGAAACGGTACAGGAGCGCGCAATGGACTCCAACGATTTGGAGCGTGAACGCGGTATTACGATTTTGGCCAAAAACACGGCTATAACTTATAAAGATTACCTGATCAACATTGTGGATACACCAGGACACGCCGACTTTGGTGGTGAAGTGGAACGTATCATGAAAATGGTTGACGGCGTATTGCTCGTTGTTGATGCATATGAAGGCTGTATGCCACAAACGAAGTTTGTACTTCGTAAAGCTCTGGAGCACAACCTGACACCAATCGTTGTTGTAAACAAAATTGACCGTCCAGCGGCTCGTCCGACTGAGGTTATTGATGAAGTACTGGACCTGTTCATTGAACTGGGTGCCAACGATGAACAACTTGAATTCCCTGTTGTATATGCTTCCGCACTGAACGGAACATCCAGCATGGATAATGATCCTGCAAAACAGGACGACAACATGATGGCGATCTACGATACGATCGTTAGTCATATCCCTCACCCAACAGAGAATGTTGAAGAGCCACTTCAATTCCTCGTTACTTTGATGGACTACAATGAATACCTTGGCCGTATTGCCATTGGTCGTGTTAACCGCGGTGTGATCCGTCAAGGACAATCGGTAACGGTTATTATGCGTGATGGTAAGAGCAAAACTGCACGTATCGAAAAACTGTTTGGTTTCCAAGGTCTCAAGCGTGTTGAGACAGAAGAAGCAGGAGCAGGCGACATCGTTGCGATTGCAGGAATCAAGGACATCAACATTGGTGAAACCATCGCTGATCCGAACAATCCAGAAGCGCTTCCAGTATTGAAAATTGATGAGCCTACACTGCAAATGACGTTCCTCGTGAACAACAGTCCTTTCGCAGGTCGTGAAGGTAAATGGGTAACTTCCCGTAAACTTCGTGAGCGTTTGTTGAAAGAATTGGAAACAGACGTTTCCCTTCGTGTTGATGAAACGGAAAGCCCTGATGCATTTATCGTTTCCGGTCGTGGTGAGCTTCACTTGGGTATCCTGATTGAAAATATGCGTCGTGAAGGATATGAGCTTCAAGTATCCAAGCCAGAAGTTATCATTAAAGAAGTTGACGGTAAGAAAATGGAACCTGTTGAACGCTTGTTGATTGATATCCCTGAAGAGAGCATGGGTTCCGTAATGGAGAGCCTGGGTGCACGTAAAGCAGAGATGGTTAACATGGTTAACACAGGTAGTGGTCAAGTTCGTCTGGAATTCCTGATTCCAGCACGTGGTTTGATCGGTTATAGCACAAACTTCCTGACATTGACTCGTGGTTACGGTGTAATGAACCATGCATTTGACAGCTACGCTCCAGTAGTATCCGGTCAAGTGGGTGGACGTCACCAAGGTGTACTGATCTCTACTGAAACGGGTACATCTACGTTCTATGGCATGATGGGCGTTGAGGATCGCGGTACGCTCTTCTTGGAGCCGGGTACTGAGATCTACGAAGGTATGATTGTTGGTGAACATACACGTGACAATGATATCGTTGTTAACATCTGCAAAGAAAAACAACTGACTAACGTTCGTTCTTCTGGTAAAGATGATACGGTTAAAATTAAAACTCCGATTATCTTCTCGTTGGAACAGGCGCTTGAATATCTGAATGAAGATGAATATTGTGAGATTACACCAAAATCTATTCGTCTTCGTAAGAAGATTCTGAACAAATCCGAGCGTGAACGTGCAGAAAAACAACGCAAAATGGCTTCTAAAGCCTAA